In Streptomyces sp. NBC_00878, a single window of DNA contains:
- a CDS encoding BTAD domain-containing putative transcriptional regulator — MGQVGAPLTSGRTQGMDGRTALGRAMHRTRHIAGTGRSRTGFTHPRNRFGRGSGAAARTAVLKKHMHFRLLGHLEVIASDGSPIDFSGPLGRAITARLILAEGRPVQSETLIDELWGERAARNPANALQVQMTKLRTSFAARGEEGRLVTQAGGYQLILSEHDRNDVAEFEDRIRRGREKLRERNYSEAEELLRDALALWRGPALEDMSGLFFDAARARLEELRLTAHEDAVTAGMEWGKAEELVAELSQLVAAHPLRERPRSQLMLALYRCGRQAEALDVFHNGRNLLDSELGLAPSPELGALHMAILSQDPALKGPGEVSGSPQAPRATEGNLTVPPGAFVGRVGMMRSLREEIGRQRLVTAVGPGGVGKTRLTLEALSQPGNGAGVWWIDLVTVGKGGVLSALAAALGLSESSVTADQHPLNPLERIVSYLKERTAILAFDNCEHLLDETALLVKKLLATCPSTTIVATSREPLSTSGEVLFPVEPMAAEEAAQLFALRASMINPSFDRSAAEDHEVIELCRRLDGLPLAVELAAAHVRLLSVSEIDRRLNDRFALLVKGERTAPRRHRTLRAVLDWSYTLLSTSEQLVLGELALRVAGCSIEDAEKAGLPQSASDSESESEPALEPESESESASKEAADVLLVLGQLVDKSLIFTVRTPGGTRFQMLETVREYALAKLEAEGNLPPAQARFIAWSLGFVRQGHKGMPSPEQAYWSRRVAAESANLRVASELMTHTGRVTDALRLESTLGYFWYILGREEEGIDRLTRTLDAYDAAMRTSVDHRRPTPEEEWALCYVFVWQAWLNHVSGRHDMALKYEERYTDTWRSASNPDLAVVGPVWDALHARLAAEEGWQARFAAADAGIAGTEFGWDRVALHYAWSTYCLHAGDADAAREHALTGIEVSKAVDDPITLSVCLTACGDAEESVGRREAARALWSEASGVLRSMGARSRWAYRALRLAFLDVGEGLIDSADRRLSEVEKVAAELISYDLGAAVANLRGVVLVGQSRFDEAETVFREVWSSSTSPRNRKAVAGVGLAACVPPSHTERAEGADPHEILLAVGHLTDQVMEPLTRNAVSCLLADITERPHTVPARRYPLHERLSVSPSVLAAFC, encoded by the coding sequence ATGGGTCAGGTCGGCGCGCCGCTGACGAGCGGACGGACACAAGGCATGGATGGGCGGACCGCCCTCGGACGAGCCATGCACCGGACTCGTCACATTGCCGGTACGGGCCGCTCCCGGACCGGGTTCACTCATCCCAGGAACCGGTTCGGTCGGGGCAGTGGCGCTGCAGCTCGTACGGCCGTGCTAAAAAAGCACATGCATTTTCGATTGCTCGGGCACCTTGAAGTGATCGCGTCCGACGGGTCCCCGATTGATTTCTCTGGTCCCCTGGGGCGTGCCATCACCGCGAGGCTGATCCTGGCCGAGGGGCGTCCGGTCCAGAGCGAGACTCTCATCGATGAACTGTGGGGCGAGCGGGCGGCCAGAAATCCCGCCAACGCCCTCCAGGTGCAGATGACAAAACTGCGTACTTCCTTCGCCGCCCGAGGCGAAGAAGGGCGGCTGGTCACGCAGGCAGGCGGCTATCAGCTGATCCTTTCGGAACACGACCGCAACGATGTCGCCGAATTCGAGGATCGCATCCGCCGCGGCCGGGAAAAACTCAGGGAACGGAATTACTCGGAAGCCGAAGAACTGCTGCGGGACGCACTGGCACTGTGGCGGGGTCCCGCTCTAGAGGACATGAGCGGTCTTTTCTTCGACGCGGCGCGCGCCCGGCTGGAGGAACTCCGGCTCACCGCCCATGAGGATGCCGTCACCGCCGGAATGGAATGGGGAAAGGCCGAGGAACTCGTCGCGGAACTGTCGCAGTTGGTCGCCGCGCATCCCCTGCGGGAAAGGCCGCGTAGTCAGCTGATGCTGGCGCTGTATCGGTGCGGACGGCAGGCCGAGGCACTCGACGTCTTCCACAACGGTCGGAATCTCCTGGACTCCGAGCTCGGACTCGCCCCGTCTCCCGAGCTGGGCGCGCTGCACATGGCGATTCTTTCGCAGGATCCGGCTCTGAAGGGACCCGGCGAGGTGTCCGGCAGCCCGCAGGCCCCCAGGGCGACGGAAGGGAACCTGACAGTTCCGCCTGGTGCGTTCGTGGGACGCGTCGGCATGATGCGGAGCCTTCGGGAGGAAATCGGCCGTCAGCGTCTCGTCACGGCCGTCGGCCCAGGAGGGGTGGGCAAGACTCGGCTCACACTGGAGGCTCTGTCGCAACCGGGCAACGGCGCGGGCGTCTGGTGGATCGACCTCGTGACCGTCGGAAAGGGTGGTGTGCTGTCGGCTCTTGCCGCCGCGCTCGGCCTGTCCGAGAGTTCGGTCACGGCGGACCAGCATCCGCTGAACCCTCTTGAGCGGATCGTCTCCTATCTCAAAGAACGCACGGCGATCCTGGCGTTCGACAACTGCGAACATCTCCTCGACGAAACCGCGCTTCTCGTGAAGAAGCTACTCGCCACCTGTCCTTCGACCACGATCGTGGCCACCAGCAGAGAACCGCTGAGTACGTCCGGCGAAGTGCTCTTCCCGGTGGAACCGATGGCCGCGGAGGAGGCAGCACAACTCTTCGCTCTCCGGGCCTCGATGATCAACCCGTCGTTCGACCGGAGCGCGGCAGAGGACCACGAGGTCATCGAACTGTGCCGTCGACTGGACGGACTTCCGCTGGCCGTCGAACTCGCCGCCGCACACGTGAGATTGCTGTCCGTCTCGGAAATCGACCGACGCCTGAACGATCGATTCGCCCTGCTGGTCAAGGGAGAACGCACCGCACCTCGGCGACACCGGACTCTCCGTGCGGTTCTCGACTGGAGCTACACACTGCTCAGCACCTCCGAGCAACTCGTACTGGGCGAACTCGCCCTGCGCGTGGCCGGGTGCTCCATCGAGGACGCGGAGAAGGCCGGACTGCCACAGTCAGCATCTGATTCGGAATCTGAATCGGAGCCGGCGTTGGAGCCGGAGTCGGAGTCGGAATCCGCATCGAAGGAAGCCGCCGACGTTCTTCTCGTCCTGGGTCAACTGGTGGACAAGTCGCTGATCTTCACCGTGCGCACCCCCGGCGGGACCCGTTTCCAGATGCTGGAGACGGTACGCGAGTACGCGCTGGCGAAGCTTGAGGCGGAGGGAAACCTGCCGCCGGCCCAGGCCCGCTTCATCGCCTGGTCGCTGGGGTTCGTCAGACAGGGCCACAAGGGCATGCCGTCGCCGGAGCAGGCGTACTGGTCCCGCCGTGTCGCCGCGGAGTCCGCCAATCTCAGAGTCGCCTCCGAACTCATGACGCACACAGGGCGGGTCACCGACGCGCTGCGTCTCGAATCGACTCTCGGATACTTCTGGTACATCCTCGGCCGCGAAGAAGAGGGAATCGACAGGCTGACCCGCACGCTGGACGCCTACGACGCGGCCATGCGGACCTCGGTCGATCACCGGAGGCCGACACCGGAGGAGGAGTGGGCGCTCTGCTATGTCTTCGTCTGGCAGGCCTGGCTGAACCATGTCTCCGGACGACATGACATGGCACTGAAGTATGAGGAGCGATACACGGACACCTGGCGGAGTGCGAGCAATCCGGATCTGGCCGTCGTGGGTCCTGTCTGGGATGCCCTGCACGCGCGGCTTGCCGCCGAGGAGGGCTGGCAGGCCCGGTTCGCGGCAGCGGACGCGGGGATCGCCGGTACGGAGTTCGGCTGGGACCGGGTCGCCCTGCACTACGCCTGGTCGACCTACTGCCTGCACGCGGGAGACGCGGATGCAGCACGGGAGCACGCGCTGACCGGCATCGAGGTGTCCAAGGCCGTCGACGACCCCATCACCCTGTCGGTCTGCCTCACGGCCTGCGGCGACGCCGAGGAGAGCGTCGGCAGGAGGGAAGCGGCCCGGGCGCTGTGGAGCGAGGCGAGTGGTGTCCTCCGGTCCATGGGCGCTCGTTCGCGGTGGGCCTACCGGGCGTTGCGGCTCGCTTTCCTCGATGTGGGAGAGGGGCTCATCGACTCGGCGGACAGGAGGCTGTCCGAAGTGGAGAAGGTCGCTGCCGAGCTCATCTCGTACGACCTCGGGGCCGCCGTCGCCAACCTGCGGGGTGTGGTCCTGGTCGGCCAGTCGCGCTTCGACGAGGCCGAGACCGTCTTCCGGGAGGTCTGGTCGTCATCGACCTCTCCTCGCAACCGCAAGGCGGTGGCGGGTGTTGGACTCGCCGCCTGTGTGCCGCCGTCGCACACGGAGCGTGCCGAGGGCGCGGACCCGCACGAAATCCTTCTCGCGGTCGGGCACCTGACCGATCAGGTCATGGAGCCGCTCACCCGGAACGCGGTCAGCTGTCTTCTGGCCGACATCACGGAGCGGCCACACACTGTGCCGGCCCGGAGATATCCCCTCCACGAGCGGCTGTCGGTCTCGCCGTCCGTGCTGGCGGCCTTCTGCTGA
- a CDS encoding catalase family peroxidase, producing the protein MPSSSAEQTLAVQVVDSMERMSGKYPGHRRSSARGACFRAMFTPTGAAAALTTAAHLQEQPVPATVRFSNSEGNPHTPDTAAVTRGMATRFHLPDGGDTDLIALTVARFVASTPQEFLELTEALRPDPVTQRPDLDQVYAFVEAHPHLAEAAAQQPPIPVSYATAAYWAIHAFIWVDADGARQAVRYRWEPAAGRIDLTARDAATRTDHYLTDELHQRLEQAPVAFNLRIQLAEPDDPTHNPTIVWPDQRKEITAGRLEITAPADDQDLRDTPAFNPTRVTTGIQLSDDPILAFRAHAYAESHLRRSHNQ; encoded by the coding sequence ATGCCGAGCAGTTCCGCAGAGCAGACCCTGGCCGTCCAGGTGGTCGACAGCATGGAGCGTATGAGCGGGAAATACCCGGGACACCGCCGGTCCAGTGCCCGGGGGGCCTGCTTCCGGGCCATGTTCACGCCCACCGGGGCCGCGGCGGCCCTGACCACTGCCGCACATCTGCAGGAGCAGCCGGTTCCGGCCACCGTACGGTTCTCGAACTCCGAGGGAAATCCGCACACCCCCGACACCGCCGCGGTCACCCGCGGCATGGCCACCCGCTTTCACCTGCCCGACGGCGGTGACACCGACCTCATCGCCCTCACCGTCGCCCGATTCGTCGCCTCGACCCCCCAGGAGTTCCTCGAACTCACCGAGGCCCTGCGCCCCGACCCCGTCACCCAACGGCCCGACCTGGACCAGGTGTACGCGTTCGTCGAGGCCCACCCCCACCTGGCCGAGGCCGCCGCGCAGCAGCCGCCGATCCCCGTCAGCTACGCCACCGCCGCCTACTGGGCCATCCATGCCTTCATCTGGGTCGACGCGGACGGCGCCAGGCAGGCCGTGCGGTATCGCTGGGAACCGGCGGCCGGACGCATCGACCTGACCGCCCGTGATGCGGCCACCCGCACCGACCACTACCTGACCGACGAACTCCACCAGCGCCTGGAGCAGGCACCGGTGGCGTTCAACCTGCGGATCCAGCTCGCGGAACCCGACGACCCCACCCACAATCCCACCATCGTCTGGCCCGACCAGCGCAAGGAGATCACCGCCGGGCGACTGGAGATCACCGCACCCGCCGACGACCAGGATCTCCGGGACACGCCGGCCTTCAACCCCACCCGTGTCACCACCGGCATCCAGCTCTCCGACGATCCCATCCTCGCTTTCCGCGCCCACGCCTACGCCGAATCCCACCTCCGGCGCAGTCACAACCAATAG
- a CDS encoding SGNH/GDSL hydrolase family protein → MDSNKQVTRSPGRRGLVRGAMVASCAVALATAGAVPASASAPASRTVNYVALGDSYAAGPGIPTQVDTTCARSDQNYPSLLATAKSWQLTDVTCSGATTTALAGPQGSKPPQLDALGADTDVVTLTIGGNDIGFSSNLATCARLTSSDPTGNPCKTFFTSGGTDQLEQRVNDTAPKIAAAVDAIKQKAPRAKVLVVGYPDLFPEDGVGCTSSAMPLAAGDFAYLRDTEKKLNAMLASQASANGAGYVDTYTPTIGHDMCKPAGERWIEPLVAPAPAASAHPNAQGQQAMATAVEHAIHCVPYRRR, encoded by the coding sequence ATGGACTCGAACAAACAGGTCACGAGATCACCCGGCCGGCGAGGACTGGTGCGAGGCGCCATGGTGGCGTCCTGCGCGGTGGCCCTGGCCACCGCGGGGGCGGTACCGGCAAGCGCCTCGGCACCCGCATCGCGCACCGTGAACTACGTCGCGCTGGGCGACTCGTACGCTGCCGGCCCCGGTATCCCGACCCAGGTCGACACCACATGCGCGAGGTCCGACCAGAACTACCCGTCCCTCCTCGCGACAGCGAAGAGCTGGCAGCTGACCGACGTCACCTGTTCGGGGGCCACGACGACGGCCCTGGCCGGACCCCAGGGCTCGAAGCCCCCGCAGCTGGACGCGCTCGGCGCGGACACGGACGTGGTCACCCTGACCATCGGCGGCAACGACATCGGGTTCTCCAGCAACCTGGCCACCTGTGCCCGGCTGACGTCCAGCGACCCGACGGGCAACCCGTGCAAGACCTTCTTCACGAGCGGCGGCACCGACCAACTGGAGCAGCGCGTCAACGACACCGCTCCCAAGATCGCCGCGGCGGTGGACGCCATCAAGCAGAAGGCTCCGCGGGCCAAGGTCCTCGTGGTCGGCTATCCCGACCTGTTCCCGGAGGACGGTGTCGGCTGCACCAGTTCCGCGATGCCGCTGGCCGCCGGTGACTTCGCGTATCTGCGGGACACCGAGAAGAAGCTCAACGCGATGCTCGCGAGCCAGGCGTCGGCGAACGGCGCGGGCTATGTCGACACCTACACCCCGACGATCGGGCACGACATGTGCAAGCCCGCCGGGGAGCGCTGGATAGAACCCCTGGTCGCGCCGGCCCCGGCCGCGTCGGCCCACCCCAACGCCCAGGGCCAGCAGGCCATGGCCACCGCGGTGGAGCATGCCATCCACTGCGTTCCGTACCGCCGCCGCTGA
- a CDS encoding GMC family oxidoreductase, with protein sequence MTALTSDYVVVGGGTAGCVLAARLSRDPGTRVVLLEAGESSGPAEMSYPDPLAAFSLWGSSVDWAYSTTAQPGTEDAVHPWPRGKVLGGSSAINGMVHHRGHPDSYDVWEKQGATDWNYDSLLPFFRRSETVEGRDPYVRGTDGPMRIEAIPAPNPLAEAAFCAAAEAGHTPLEDGNGWVSEGVSWRETNVAEGRRQSAADAYLLPVLARPNLTVITGAHARRLLVEGGRCRGVEYTVAGEVRTVLADRETVLAAGAIGSPQLLMLSGIGPADHLRETGIEVLADLPGVGGNLHDHVTSYVVHTSDQQPPSGPTAEVQVLTRSSAGVAPDLLLLFAGAALRPRWTGADPGGHSILFSLMDPSSRGTLRLRSADPAAPPLMDPAYLSDDRDLDRLVVGLRLARELGGTKALAPWRTGESFPGADVQDDESCRAYLRSTASTYFHPVGTCRIGTDELAVVDPQLRVRSVAGLRIADASVMPSIASAPTNATVLAIAERAAHFMTGSPGLVP encoded by the coding sequence ATGACAGCTCTGACAAGCGACTACGTCGTCGTCGGAGGCGGCACCGCGGGCTGTGTGCTGGCCGCGCGGTTGTCGCGGGATCCGGGGACGCGTGTGGTGCTCCTCGAGGCCGGCGAGTCGAGCGGCCCGGCGGAGATGTCGTACCCGGATCCCCTGGCAGCCTTCAGCCTGTGGGGTTCCTCCGTGGACTGGGCGTACTCCACGACGGCCCAGCCCGGCACCGAGGACGCCGTGCACCCGTGGCCGCGGGGCAAGGTGCTCGGCGGGTCGAGTGCCATCAACGGCATGGTGCACCACCGCGGGCACCCCGACAGTTACGACGTCTGGGAGAAGCAGGGGGCGACGGACTGGAACTACGACTCCCTGCTGCCGTTCTTCCGGCGGAGTGAGACGGTCGAGGGACGCGACCCATACGTGCGTGGCACCGACGGCCCCATGCGCATCGAGGCGATCCCGGCCCCGAACCCGCTCGCCGAGGCGGCCTTCTGCGCCGCGGCCGAGGCCGGGCACACACCATTGGAAGACGGCAACGGCTGGGTCAGTGAGGGCGTGTCGTGGCGGGAGACGAACGTCGCCGAAGGCCGGCGGCAGAGCGCTGCCGACGCCTATCTGCTCCCTGTCCTCGCCAGGCCCAACCTCACAGTGATCACCGGGGCGCATGCTCGTCGGCTCCTGGTGGAGGGCGGGCGCTGCCGAGGGGTGGAGTACACCGTTGCCGGTGAGGTACGAACCGTTCTGGCGGACCGGGAGACCGTCCTCGCAGCCGGCGCGATCGGGTCCCCGCAGCTGCTCATGCTCTCCGGTATCGGTCCCGCGGATCACCTCCGGGAAACCGGTATCGAGGTCCTGGCCGATCTGCCGGGGGTCGGCGGCAACCTCCACGACCACGTGACCAGTTACGTCGTCCACACCTCCGACCAGCAGCCACCGAGCGGCCCGACCGCCGAGGTGCAGGTGCTCACCCGGAGCTCCGCCGGTGTGGCTCCCGATCTGCTGCTGCTCTTCGCCGGAGCGGCGCTGCGGCCCAGGTGGACGGGGGCGGACCCCGGCGGCCACTCCATCCTGTTCTCCCTCATGGACCCCAGCAGCCGGGGCACCCTGCGCCTGCGGAGTGCGGACCCCGCCGCGCCTCCGCTCATGGATCCGGCCTACCTCAGTGACGACCGCGACCTCGACCGACTCGTCGTCGGTCTGCGCCTCGCGCGCGAACTCGGCGGGACGAAGGCGCTCGCGCCGTGGCGGACGGGCGAGTCCTTCCCGGGTGCGGACGTCCAGGACGACGAATCCTGTCGCGCGTACCTGCGGAGCACGGCGAGCACCTACTTCCATCCCGTGGGGACCTGCCGGATCGGCACGGACGAACTCGCCGTGGTGGACCCGCAGCTGAGGGTGCGGTCCGTCGCGGGACTGCGCATCGCCGATGCCTCGGTCATGCCGTCCATCGCGTCGGCGCCCACGAACGCGACCGTCCTCGCCATCGCCGAACGAGCGGCTCACTTCATGACCGGCTCCCCGGGGCTTGTCCCGTAA
- a CDS encoding sugar ABC transporter substrate-binding protein, producing MRLLFCSRRSAVRLAALPAAALLLAACGSGGDSGTADGGKTVYMLLPNTTTVRFTTQDGPDFKAAMKKAMPDVKVVIQNAENDPQKQVQQVETAVSGGASAIVLVAADPFIAGGALQKASTAKVPVLLYDHDARGGEAAAQVVFNSLSVGQNQGKDAATVLADGTAAKPKVIARIYGNQGDYGTGQYKKGQDESIKPLVSAGKVKVACETYTPNWDPAKAQSEMEQCLTKTGNKIDAVVVMNDGTAGGVIAALKAQGLTGKVPVIGGQDADLQAVQYILLGYQYSTVYKPFKLQASKAAELTVQLLKDGKIDKSAIDGYVDNGFMKPGVPAAFLPVQDLHADTVGTLVKDGVWTWKQICTGPAAATETCKKEMG from the coding sequence ATGCGCCTTTTGTTCTGTTCGAGAAGATCCGCCGTACGTCTGGCCGCCCTGCCCGCGGCGGCCCTTCTGCTCGCCGCCTGTGGCTCCGGCGGGGACAGTGGCACCGCCGATGGCGGCAAGACCGTCTACATGCTCCTGCCCAACACCACGACCGTGCGCTTCACCACTCAGGACGGCCCCGACTTCAAGGCCGCGATGAAGAAGGCCATGCCCGATGTCAAGGTCGTCATCCAGAACGCGGAGAACGACCCGCAGAAGCAGGTCCAGCAGGTCGAGACCGCCGTCTCGGGCGGCGCGTCCGCGATCGTGCTGGTCGCCGCCGACCCCTTCATCGCCGGCGGCGCGCTCCAGAAGGCCTCCACCGCCAAGGTTCCCGTGCTGCTCTACGACCATGACGCCCGTGGTGGCGAGGCGGCGGCGCAGGTCGTCTTCAACTCGCTGTCGGTCGGCCAGAACCAGGGCAAGGACGCCGCCACGGTGCTCGCCGACGGCACGGCCGCCAAGCCCAAGGTCATCGCTCGCATCTACGGCAACCAGGGCGACTACGGCACGGGCCAGTACAAGAAGGGCCAGGACGAGTCCATCAAGCCGCTGGTGTCGGCGGGGAAGGTCAAGGTCGCCTGCGAGACCTACACGCCCAACTGGGATCCGGCCAAGGCGCAGTCCGAGATGGAGCAGTGCCTGACCAAGACCGGCAACAAGATCGACGCCGTGGTGGTGATGAACGACGGCACCGCCGGCGGTGTCATCGCCGCGCTCAAGGCCCAGGGGCTGACCGGCAAGGTACCGGTGATCGGCGGCCAGGACGCCGACCTGCAGGCGGTCCAGTACATCCTGCTCGGCTACCAGTACAGCACCGTCTACAAGCCGTTCAAGCTGCAGGCGTCCAAGGCCGCCGAACTGACGGTGCAACTGCTCAAGGACGGCAAGATCGACAAGAGCGCCATCGACGGCTATGTGGACAACGGCTTCATGAAGCCCGGCGTCCCCGCGGCCTTCCTCCCCGTACAGGACCTGCACGCCGACACCGTCGGAACGCTCGTCAAGGACGGGGTCTGGACCTGGAAGCAGATCTGCACGGGTCCCGCCGCAGCCACGGAGACCTGCAAGAAGGAAATGGGATGA
- a CDS encoding ATP-binding cassette domain-containing protein, with product MSEATAAVTTAAPLLELRQVVKLFGGVHALEGIDLTVGHGEIVAVVGDNGAGKSTLMKIISGLQPADGGEILFDGKPVELRRPVDSTALGIETVYQDLALCDNLDTVQNLFLGREQTGSLLRGARLRRADMEHRAQETIRRLGAKIPSLRTPVGRLSGGQRQSIAVCRSTLSDPRLVLMDEPTAALGVEQRTGVLDLIRRLRAEHGCGIVLISHALRDVLDIADRIVVLRLGNKVAEFDNREGTTNSDQLVAAITGISAP from the coding sequence ATGAGTGAGGCAACGGCCGCCGTGACCACGGCGGCCCCGCTCCTGGAACTCCGCCAGGTGGTCAAACTCTTCGGCGGCGTACATGCCCTGGAAGGGATCGACCTCACCGTCGGCCACGGCGAGATCGTCGCCGTGGTCGGCGACAACGGAGCAGGCAAGTCGACCCTGATGAAGATCATCTCCGGCCTGCAGCCCGCAGACGGAGGCGAGATCCTCTTCGACGGCAAGCCGGTCGAGCTGCGCCGCCCGGTGGATTCCACGGCGCTCGGCATCGAGACCGTCTACCAGGACCTCGCGCTCTGCGACAACCTCGACACCGTACAGAACCTCTTCCTCGGCCGGGAACAGACCGGCTCCCTGCTGCGAGGCGCGCGACTGCGCCGCGCGGACATGGAGCACCGGGCACAGGAAACCATCCGCCGACTGGGAGCGAAGATCCCCTCCCTGCGCACTCCCGTCGGCCGTCTCTCGGGCGGCCAGCGGCAGTCCATCGCCGTCTGCCGCTCCACCCTCTCCGACCCGCGGCTCGTCCTGATGGACGAACCGACGGCGGCGCTCGGCGTCGAGCAGCGGACCGGCGTGCTCGACCTGATCCGACGGCTGCGCGCCGAGCACGGTTGCGGAATCGTGCTGATCTCGCACGCCCTGCGCGATGTCCTCGATATCGCCGACCGCATTGTCGTACTGCGCCTGGGCAACAAGGTCGCCGAGTTCGACAACCGTGAGGGGACCACCAACTCGGACCAGCTCGTCGCCGCCATCACAGGAATCTCGGCACCATGA
- a CDS encoding sugar ABC transporter permease, whose amino-acid sequence MTTSNKSPAEAPSSPPPLVARVEGRQSRRRMALEAIAGRYRFVPVVLMLAVIWAFFTAQDSAFLGNRNITNLLVQIVVTATIALGIVFVLLLAEIDLSVAANSGAAAALTAILVVNHAWPTWLGLLVGIAAGAAVGLIQGAIVTQFGVPSFVVTLGAQLMLLGGILVLLPGGTGQVSLFGTGIATLSSTYLPPALGWALMAAGIATFVLLRLLSLGESRRRGINTSVVRDVVVPGILVGAASITAVAVLNSYLGVPLPVVILFALLAVFSYITTQTRFGLHLYAVGANPDAARRAGIPVARAKMIAFSLAGALAALGGILAASRLLGVSASSGTGTVLLESIAAAVIGGTSLFGGRGSVWDALLGALVIGSISNGLDLIGAETVVKYVAEGSILVLAATVDSILTRGSLFARAAK is encoded by the coding sequence ATGACCACATCGAACAAGTCGCCCGCGGAGGCCCCTTCCTCCCCGCCGCCGCTCGTCGCGCGCGTGGAAGGCCGCCAGTCCCGCCGCCGGATGGCGCTCGAAGCCATCGCCGGACGGTACCGATTCGTGCCCGTCGTCCTCATGCTGGCCGTGATCTGGGCCTTCTTCACCGCCCAGGACAGCGCGTTCCTGGGCAACCGCAACATCACCAACCTGTTGGTGCAGATCGTTGTCACGGCGACGATCGCCCTGGGCATCGTCTTCGTCCTGCTGCTCGCCGAGATCGACCTCTCGGTCGCCGCCAACAGCGGAGCGGCTGCGGCACTCACCGCGATCCTCGTGGTCAACCATGCCTGGCCCACCTGGCTCGGCCTGCTGGTCGGGATCGCGGCCGGGGCGGCGGTCGGGCTGATCCAAGGAGCCATCGTCACCCAGTTCGGGGTGCCGTCCTTCGTCGTCACCCTGGGTGCCCAACTCATGCTGCTCGGCGGGATCCTGGTCCTGCTGCCCGGCGGCACCGGACAGGTCAGCCTCTTCGGCACCGGCATCGCCACGCTGTCCAGCACCTACCTGCCACCCGCCCTGGGGTGGGCACTCATGGCCGCGGGCATCGCCACGTTCGTCCTGCTGCGCCTGCTGTCCCTGGGGGAGTCCCGACGCCGGGGCATCAACACGAGCGTGGTGCGCGATGTCGTCGTCCCCGGCATCCTGGTCGGCGCCGCCAGCATCACGGCCGTGGCGGTGCTCAACAGCTATCTCGGGGTGCCCCTCCCCGTGGTGATCCTCTTCGCGCTGCTCGCCGTGTTCAGCTACATCACCACCCAGACCCGCTTCGGCCTCCACCTCTACGCGGTCGGCGCCAACCCGGACGCCGCCCGCCGGGCGGGCATCCCGGTGGCCCGGGCCAAGATGATCGCCTTCAGCCTGGCGGGTGCGCTGGCCGCGCTCGGCGGCATCCTCGCCGCCTCACGTCTGCTCGGCGTGTCGGCCTCCTCCGGCACGGGCACCGTGCTGCTGGAGTCCATCGCCGCGGCCGTGATCGGCGGGACCAGCCTGTTCGGCGGGCGCGGCAGTGTCTGGGACGCCCTGCTCGGCGCCCTGGTGATCGGTTCCATCTCCAACGGTCTCGACCTGATCGGTGCGGAGACCGTGGTCAAGTACGTCGCCGAGGGATCCATCCTCGTCCTCGCGGCGACTGTGGACTCGATCCTCACCCGTGGCAGTCTCTTTGCCCGAGCGGCCAAGTAG